In Lates calcarifer isolate ASB-BC8 linkage group LG15, TLL_Latcal_v3, whole genome shotgun sequence, one genomic interval encodes:
- the gnb3a gene encoding guanine nucleotide-binding protein G(I)/G(S)/G(T) subunit beta-3a, translating into MGEMEQLRKEADNLKDQITAARKAVQDTTLQEVVGGTAVVGRVQLKTRKTLRGHLAKIYAMHWSTDSKLCVSASQDGKLIVWDSITTNKVNAIPLKSSWVMTCAYAPSGNLVACGGLDNMCSIYNLKGKDGNVKVMRELAAHTGYLSCCRFLSDSEIITSSGDCTCVLWDIETGTQKTIFAGHQGDCMSLAVSPDFKFFISGACDFTAKLWDIREGQCRQTFGGHESDINAIGFFPNGNAVITGSDDATCKLYDLRADQELITYQDSSIMCGVTSLAPSLSGRLILAGYDDFNVNIWDSLKSERVGVLAGHDNRVSCIGVSADGMACCTGSWDSFLKIWN; encoded by the exons ATGGGTGAAATGGAGCAATTGCGAAAGGAGGCGGACAACCTCAAAGACCAGATCACT GCAGCTCGTAAGGCAGTGCAGGACACCACACTGCAGGAGGTGGTGGGTGGGACCGCCGTAGTGGGCCGCGTCCAGTTGAAGACCAGGAAAACGCTAAGGGGCCACCTTGCCAAGATCTACGCTATGCACTGGTCCACTGACTCCAA GCTGTGTGTCAGTGCGTCACAAGATGGAAAACTCATAGTGTGGGACAGCATCACAACCAACAAG GTGAATGCCATCCCGCTCAAGTCATCGTGGGTGATGACTTGCGCCTACGCTCCCTCGGGCAACCTAGTGGCTTGTGGCGGTCTGGACAATATGTGCTCCATCTACAATCTCAAGGGCAAGGACGGGAACGTCAAGGTCATGCGTGAGCTGGCAGCACACACAG GTTACCTGTCCTGCTGTCGTTTCCTTAGTGACAGTGAGATTATCACCAGCTCCGGTGACTGCACTTG CGTACTATGGGACATTGAGACAGGAACCCAAAAGACCATCTTTGCAGGACATCAGGGAGACTGCATGTCCCTGGCTGTGTCCCCAGACTTCAAGTTTTTCATCTCAGGGGCGTGTGACTTCACGGCCAAGCTGTGGGACATCAGGGAGGGCCAATGCAGACAGACCTTTGGAGGCCATGAGAGTGACATCAATGCAATTGGG TTCTTCCCCAACGGTAATGCGGTTATAACCGGGTCCGATGATGCCACCTGCAAGTTGTATGACCTGCGAGCTGACCAGGAGCTCATCACCTACCAGGACTCCAGCATCATGTGCGGGGTGACCTCCCTGGCGCCCTCCCTGTCTGGACGTCTGATTCTGGCTGGCTACGATGACTTCAATGTCAACATCTGGGACTCGCTCAAATCTGAGAGAGTGG GAGTGCTGGCTGGTCACGACAACAGGGTGAGCTGTATCGGAGTATCCGCAGACGGCATGGCGTGTTGCACAGGATCCTGGGACAGTTTCCTCAAGATATGGAACTGA
- the cdca3 gene encoding cell division cycle-associated protein 3 has protein sequence MGSSESKMVACAPIKAEPAIKNSRISHIIDPRSPSAGIDRTPIQVVGLVSKTSAVVKSECPLAFTDPRSPTVGITRTPVREVMRATVGSFARRLGMLFHNETEGKIPEAPQKRFSDAVEEEEEVFKNEELASTEPLLIPQSSLTFSSLAEHANLLATPVQQPLQSVGNSSPFVLLEEPQVEVAIDTEADITLEEAEEARESPLHKRLSMSLITCHEGATSSQIFAEVHCESTSSPVPSVEVKPLGNGVDHSYALPSITVEPESLVEPSLTNDPDDSPVQTSSVQPEEAVQPSEKTKQLVKESSLPPASTSSEPPTVPSPEQPQVCTGIRCPTFDSKSPSQVVFKPQWLGKGFGASGLRARGMQVQGGKGGSSPLAVRVAVKNASNENKGQSGKLKQKGTEGRSPLQILKETNSPRDQRSQMKLKVSTPDKQRRGQMDRRVLAVALDKENR, from the exons ATGGGATCCAGCGAGAGCAAGATGGTTGCATGTGCACCAATAAAAGCAGAACCAGCCATCAAAAACAGTCGCATCAGTCATATCATAGATCCACGCTCTCCTTCAGCAGGTATTGATCGCACTCCTATTCAG GTTGTTGGGCTTGTGTCCAAAACTTCTGCTGTGGTGAAAAGTGAGTGTCCACTGGCATTCACTGATCCCCGCTCACCTACAGTTGGCATCACCCGCACCCCCGTCAGAGAAGTCATGAGAG CAACCGTTGGGTCCTTTGCTCGCCGCCTGGGCATGCTTTTCCACAATGAGACCGAAGGCAAAATCCCTGAAGCCCCTCAGAAACGTTTCAGTGatgctgtggaggaggaggaggaggtcttcAAGAATGAGGAGCTGGCTTCCACTGAGCCCCTCCTGATTCCTCAGTCTTCCCTCACCTTCAGCTCCCTGGCAGAGCATGCTAACCTCCTCGCCACTCCTGTGCAGCAGCCCCTGCAGAGTGTGGGCAACTCAAGCCCCTTTGTGCTTCTTGAGGAACCCCAGGTGGAGGTAGCAATAGATACCGAGGCGGATATTACCCTGGAGGAGGCAGAAGAAGCAAGAGAGTCTCCTCTTCACAAGAGACTGAGCATGAGCCTGATAACTTGCCATGAGGGAGCAACCTCATCACAGATCTTTGCTGAGGTGCACTGTGAGAGTACTTCTTCTCCAGTACCTAGTGTGGAAGTGAAGCCACTCGGGAATGGCGTGGATCACTCTTATGCCCTTCCCTCTATCACCGTTGAACCAGAGTCCCTTGTTGAGCCTTCCCTAACCAATGATCCAGATGATTCCCCAGTTCAGACATCCTCTGTACAGCCAGAGGAAGCAGTACAGCcttctgaaaaaacaaaacagcttgtTAAAGAATCTTCTTTGCCTCCTGCATCCACTTCATCAGAGCCACCAACAGTACCCAGCCCAGAGCAGCCACAGGTTTGCACCGGTATCCGTTGCCCCACCTTTGACTCTAAGAGTCCCAGTCAGGTGGTGTTCAAGCCTCAGTGGTTGGGGAAGGGCTTTGGTGCCTCTGGGCTAAGAGCCAGAGGAATGCAGGTGCAGGGTGGAAAAGGAGGCTCCTCTCCTCTTGCTGTCCGTGTGGCTGTTAAGAATGCAAGCAATGAAAACAAGGGACAGTCTGGAAAACTGAAGCAGAAAG GTACTGAAGGCCGCTCTCCACTGCAGATCCTTAAGGAGACCAACTCACCCAGGGACCAGCGTTCTCAG ATGAAGCTGAAGGTGTCCACCCCAGATAAGCAGCGGCGTGGACAGATGGACCGCAGAGTGTTGGCAGTGGCTCTGGATAAGGAGAACAGATGA
- the pex5 gene encoding peroxisomal biogenesis factor 5 isoform X1, with amino-acid sequence MAMRELVEAECGGANPLMKLTSHMTKEGGAWRHRSTPTIPPTPIEIATEEELVNEFLQAPPRPPHTFDMGQLLEEMQQIDQQSYRQAPQRAPDVAALALSGDWAAEFLSGSDSASTPGLITLGDAADADWTREFIAEAADPGRWAEEYLEQSEEKLWLGDLGDKENEWTKEYQPGEELRQTANELVSKVEDPKLQNTEFLRFIRQIGEGSVTVESSTDRQLTDKAQAEEAQNWASNLNQVSEESAEAWVDEFATSGPDFQQAKAAVESDVDFWEKLQQEWEEMAKRDAESHPWLSDFDQLLSTSYDKGYQFEEDNPYLSHPDPLSEGVKRMEAGDIPGAVRFFESAVQREPDNQLAWQYLGTCQAENEQEFAAISALRRCIELKNDNLTALMALAVSFTNESLHRQACETLRDWLKHNPKYRSVWEQNERERQKDGARDREKERERFGSLLPESLFSDVQSLFLRAANSDPAQVDPQLQCGLGVLFNLSGEYDKAVDCFSAALSVTPQDYLLWNKLGATLANGSRSEEAVAAYRRALELQPGFVRSRYNLGISCVNLGAHREAVEHFLEALSLQRQAAGDGARAARGPGGAAATMMSDNIWSTLRMALSMMGESSLYAAADRRDLDTLLAHFCQREVDGGTE; translated from the exons ATGGCGATGCGGGAGTTGGTAGAGGCAGAATGTGGGGGAGCCAATCCCCTCATGAAGCTGACCAGTCACATGACCAAGGAAGGGGGGGCATGGCGGCACCGTTCAACACCTACA ATTCCCCCCACTCCCATTGAAATTGCAACTGAAGAAGAG CTGGTGAATGAGTTCCTTCAGGCGCCCCCACGACCCCCACACACATTTGACATGGGTCAGCTGCTGGAGGAAATGCAGCAGATCGACCAGCAAAGCTACAGACAAGCTCCACAGAGAG CTCCAGATGTGGCAGCGTTGGCGCTCTCCGGTGACTGGGCAGCCGAGTTCCTCTCAGGTTCTGACTCTGCCTCCACACCGGGGCTCATCACTCTTGGCGATGCAGCAGATGCTGATTGGACGAGGGAGTTTATCGCTGAGGCTGCAG aTCCTGGACGCTGGGCAGAGGAGTATCTGGAGCAGTCGGAGGAGAAGTTGTGGCTTGGAGACTTGGGAGACAAGGAGAATGAATG GACAAAAGAGTATCAACCAGGAGAGGAGCTGAGGCAGACAGCCAATGAGCTTGTCTCAAAGGTCGAAGACCCCAAGTTACAAAATACAGAG TTCCTGCGATTCATTAGGCAGATTGGCGAGGGCAGTGTCACAGTGGAGAGcagtacagacagacagctcaCAGATAAAGCTCAGGCCGAGGAGGCTCAGAACTGGGCCTCCAACCTCAACCAG GTGTCAGAGGAGTCGGCTGAAGCCTGGGTTGACGAGTTTGCCACATCAGGACCAGACTTCCAACAAGCCAAAGCTGCAGTGGAG AGTGATGTGGATTTCTGGGAGAAGCTACAGCAGGAGTGGGAGGAGATGGCTAAGAGGGATGCAGAGAGCCATCCCTGGCTGTCTGACTTCGATCAGCTACTCAGCACTTCTTATGACAAG GGGTATCAATTTGAAGAGGACAACCCCTACTTATCTCACCCAGACCCTTTGTCAGAAGGAGTAAAGAGGATGGAGGCAGGGGACATCCCTGGTGCTGTACGGTTCTTTGAAAGTGCTGTACAGAGAGAACCAGACAACCAGCTG GCTTGGCAGTATCTGGGAACCTGTCAGGCAGAAAACGAGCAAGAATTTGCTGCCATCAGCGCCCTCCGCAG ATGTATAGAGCTGAAGAACGACAACCTGACTGCTCTGATGGCGCTGGCTGTCAGTTTCACTAATGAGTCACTGCACAGGCAGGCCTGTGAGACTCTTCGTGATTGGCTGAAGCACAATCCAAAATACCGCTCTGTTTGGGAGCAGAATGAGCGCGAACGCCAAAAAGATGGTGCCAGAGatagggagaaggagagggagaggttcGGGTCACTCCTGCCAGA ATCTTTGTTTTCTGACGTCCAGTCCCTGTTCCTGCGTGCAGCCAACTCTGACCCGGCCCAGGTGGACCCCCAACTGCAGTGTGGTCTGGGAGTTCTCTTCAACCTCAGTGGAGAGTATGACAAGGCGGTGGACTGTTTCAGTGCCGCTCTCTCTGTCACGCCACAG GACTACCTGCTGTGGAATAAGTTGGGTGCTACTCTGGCCAATGGAAGCCGCTCAGAGGAGGCAGTGGCGGCCTACAGGAGAGCCCTGGAGCTGCAGCCCGGTTTCGTCCGCAGTCGCTACAACTTGGGGATCAGCTGTGTCAACTTAGGAGCACACAG AGAAGCGGTGGAGCATTTCCTCGAAGCTCTGTCTCTACAACGCCAAGCGGCTGGGGATGGGGCCAGAGCTGCAAGAGGGCCCGGAGGTGCTGCAGCAACCATGATGTCTGACAACATCTGGTCCACCCTGCGCATGGCTCTCAGCATGATGGGAGAGAGCTCTCTGTATGCTGCTGCTGATCGCCGGGACTTGGACACATTGCTGGCTCACTTCTGCCAGAGAGAGGTGGATGGTGGGACTGAATGA
- the pex5 gene encoding peroxisomal biogenesis factor 5 isoform X2 gives MAMRELVEAECGGANPLMKLTSHMTKEGGAWRHRSTPTIPPTPIEIATEEELVNEFLQAPPRPPHTFDMGQLLEEMQQIDQQSYRQAPQRAPDVAALALSGDWAAEFLSGSDSASTPGLITLGDAADADWTREFIAEAADPGRWAEEYLEQSEEKLWLGDLGDKENEWTKEYQPGEELRQTANELVSKVEDPKLQNTEVSEESAEAWVDEFATSGPDFQQAKAAVESDVDFWEKLQQEWEEMAKRDAESHPWLSDFDQLLSTSYDKGYQFEEDNPYLSHPDPLSEGVKRMEAGDIPGAVRFFESAVQREPDNQLAWQYLGTCQAENEQEFAAISALRRCIELKNDNLTALMALAVSFTNESLHRQACETLRDWLKHNPKYRSVWEQNERERQKDGARDREKERERFGSLLPESLFSDVQSLFLRAANSDPAQVDPQLQCGLGVLFNLSGEYDKAVDCFSAALSVTPQDYLLWNKLGATLANGSRSEEAVAAYRRALELQPGFVRSRYNLGISCVNLGAHREAVEHFLEALSLQRQAAGDGARAARGPGGAAATMMSDNIWSTLRMALSMMGESSLYAAADRRDLDTLLAHFCQREVDGGTE, from the exons ATGGCGATGCGGGAGTTGGTAGAGGCAGAATGTGGGGGAGCCAATCCCCTCATGAAGCTGACCAGTCACATGACCAAGGAAGGGGGGGCATGGCGGCACCGTTCAACACCTACA ATTCCCCCCACTCCCATTGAAATTGCAACTGAAGAAGAG CTGGTGAATGAGTTCCTTCAGGCGCCCCCACGACCCCCACACACATTTGACATGGGTCAGCTGCTGGAGGAAATGCAGCAGATCGACCAGCAAAGCTACAGACAAGCTCCACAGAGAG CTCCAGATGTGGCAGCGTTGGCGCTCTCCGGTGACTGGGCAGCCGAGTTCCTCTCAGGTTCTGACTCTGCCTCCACACCGGGGCTCATCACTCTTGGCGATGCAGCAGATGCTGATTGGACGAGGGAGTTTATCGCTGAGGCTGCAG aTCCTGGACGCTGGGCAGAGGAGTATCTGGAGCAGTCGGAGGAGAAGTTGTGGCTTGGAGACTTGGGAGACAAGGAGAATGAATG GACAAAAGAGTATCAACCAGGAGAGGAGCTGAGGCAGACAGCCAATGAGCTTGTCTCAAAGGTCGAAGACCCCAAGTTACAAAATACAGAG GTGTCAGAGGAGTCGGCTGAAGCCTGGGTTGACGAGTTTGCCACATCAGGACCAGACTTCCAACAAGCCAAAGCTGCAGTGGAG AGTGATGTGGATTTCTGGGAGAAGCTACAGCAGGAGTGGGAGGAGATGGCTAAGAGGGATGCAGAGAGCCATCCCTGGCTGTCTGACTTCGATCAGCTACTCAGCACTTCTTATGACAAG GGGTATCAATTTGAAGAGGACAACCCCTACTTATCTCACCCAGACCCTTTGTCAGAAGGAGTAAAGAGGATGGAGGCAGGGGACATCCCTGGTGCTGTACGGTTCTTTGAAAGTGCTGTACAGAGAGAACCAGACAACCAGCTG GCTTGGCAGTATCTGGGAACCTGTCAGGCAGAAAACGAGCAAGAATTTGCTGCCATCAGCGCCCTCCGCAG ATGTATAGAGCTGAAGAACGACAACCTGACTGCTCTGATGGCGCTGGCTGTCAGTTTCACTAATGAGTCACTGCACAGGCAGGCCTGTGAGACTCTTCGTGATTGGCTGAAGCACAATCCAAAATACCGCTCTGTTTGGGAGCAGAATGAGCGCGAACGCCAAAAAGATGGTGCCAGAGatagggagaaggagagggagaggttcGGGTCACTCCTGCCAGA ATCTTTGTTTTCTGACGTCCAGTCCCTGTTCCTGCGTGCAGCCAACTCTGACCCGGCCCAGGTGGACCCCCAACTGCAGTGTGGTCTGGGAGTTCTCTTCAACCTCAGTGGAGAGTATGACAAGGCGGTGGACTGTTTCAGTGCCGCTCTCTCTGTCACGCCACAG GACTACCTGCTGTGGAATAAGTTGGGTGCTACTCTGGCCAATGGAAGCCGCTCAGAGGAGGCAGTGGCGGCCTACAGGAGAGCCCTGGAGCTGCAGCCCGGTTTCGTCCGCAGTCGCTACAACTTGGGGATCAGCTGTGTCAACTTAGGAGCACACAG AGAAGCGGTGGAGCATTTCCTCGAAGCTCTGTCTCTACAACGCCAAGCGGCTGGGGATGGGGCCAGAGCTGCAAGAGGGCCCGGAGGTGCTGCAGCAACCATGATGTCTGACAACATCTGGTCCACCCTGCGCATGGCTCTCAGCATGATGGGAGAGAGCTCTCTGTATGCTGCTGCTGATCGCCGGGACTTGGACACATTGCTGGCTCACTTCTGCCAGAGAGAGGTGGATGGTGGGACTGAATGA